In Thunnus albacares chromosome 10, fThuAlb1.1, whole genome shotgun sequence, a single window of DNA contains:
- the tmem35 gene encoding novel acetylcholine receptor chaperone, translating into MDAAQQRGGTNASPFLWFIQKPFPLVRLHRETIRLSFNSAGRNWLHERCRNMASPRTITIVALSFALGLFFVFMGTIKLTPRLSKDAYSEMKRAYKSYAKALPGLKKIGISSVLLRKIIGSLEVGCGVVLTLVPGRPKDVANFLLLLVMLAVLFFHQLVGDPLKRYAHALVFGILLTCRLLIARQSDDRPEREDSREEQHINDQEKNKVKQS; encoded by the exons ATGGATGCGGctcagcagagaggagggacCAACGCGTCGCCATTTCTGTGGTTCATCCAGAAGCCCTTCCCCCTGGTGCGTCTTCACCGGGAAACCATCCGACTTTCATTCAATTCAGCGGGACGCAACTGGCTGCATGAACGGTGCCGAAATATGGCCTCACCAAGGACAATAACTATTGTGGCCCTTTCCTTTGCCCTCGGTTTGTTTTTCGTCTTTATGGGAACCATTAAACTCACTCCGAGACTAAGCAAAGATGCATATAGTGAAATG aAAAGGGCATACAAGAGCTATGCCAAAGCACTGCCGGGCCTAAAGAAGATCGGTATCAGCTCAGTCCTGCTTCGTAAGATCATTGGCTCCCTGGAGGTGGGCTGCGGGGTGGTGCTCACCCTGGTGCCGGGCAGGCCGAAAGACGTGGCCAACTTCTTGCTGCTACTGGTCATGCTGGCCGTCCTCTTCTTCCACCAGCTAGTAGGAGACCCCCTGAAGCGCTATGCCCATGCTCTAGTCTTTGGCATTCTGCTCACCTGCCGACTGCTCATCGCTCGCCAGAGTGATGACCGGCCGGAGAGGGAGGACAGCAGGGAAGAACAGCACATCAATGACCAGGAAAAGAATAAGGTCAAGCAGTCTTAA
- the arl13a gene encoding ADP-ribosylation factor-like protein 13A translates to MDIDLLLYQFQRKWWPLCSPCSPHATMFNLMSNCCTWVSKIQEPIRKVTILVVGLDKAGKTSSIRGMLRVPYSVESGPTQDCVRNELRVENYLVTLLDVGGSAGSREAWKELCGEAHGIIFVVDSSDRHRMKEVKEVLADLLKQPRVAGKPILVLANKQDKMNALLGSELIEMLSLERLVNQSRSLCHIEPCSALMDLRRWSDRKTLRGLRWLLRAVYLDYPELCTRVAQDSKRPLEAREKEKNRKAEKVRRKTKGERMRSSKSDLRQVHRPKDKEKKTKGEGKLQPIRNMLQKETTLKKKLRTKKKKKPVKVKEGETNQEEVNDQEEEEGDGNEAEHEPSGHREKASSALIPPKKGKLKRKTKVKEETLDVPESLDNDDKPLKAKGDKKKKKKVVKVKRKNKINTEGVPAAYSQPVDLSATFDLYRKAILALKERQDQGQ, encoded by the exons ATGGACATAGACTTACTTCT GTACCAGTTCCAGAGAAAATGGTGGCCACTGTGCTCACCTTGCTCACCTCACGCAACAATGTTCAACCTGATGAGCAACTGCTGCACCTGGGTCTCCAAAATACAGGAGCCAATCAG GAAAGTGACCATTCTTGTGGTCGGTCTtgacaaagcaggaaaaacatcCTCTATCCGAGGGATGTTAAGAG TCCCCTACAGTGTGGAATCAGGACCCACCCAAGACTGTGTCAGAAATGAGCTGCGAGTGGAGAATTACCTGGTCACCCTGTTGGATGTCGGAGGATCGGCAGGGTCGCGGGAGGCCTGGAAGGAGCTTTGTGGAGAGGCCCATGGGATCATCTTTGTGGTGGACTCCAGTGACAGGCATAGGATGAAGGAGGTCAAGGAGGTTCTGGCTGACTTGCTGAAGCAACCAAGGGTGGCAGGAAAACCCATACTGGT GTTGGCTAACAAACAGGACAAAATGAACGCTTTGCTGGGAAGTGAGCTGATTGAGATGCTGTCTTTGGAGAGGCTGGTCAACCAGAGCCGCTCTCTGTGCCATATT GAGCCTTGTTCAGCCTTAATGGACCTGCGGCGCTGGTCAGACAGGAAGACTCTACGAGGCCTTCGCTGGTTGCTGCGTGCTGTTTACCTGGATTATCCGGAGCTGTGTACTCGTGTAGCCCAGGACAGCAAGAGGCCTCTGGAAgcaagagagaaggagaagaacagGAAAGCAGAGAAAGTGCGCAGAAAAACCAAAGGTGAAAG GATGCGATCCAGCAAGTCAGATCTTCGCCAGGTTCATCGGCCGAAGGACAAGGAGAAAAAGACCAAGGGGGAGGGAAAGCTGCAGCCCATTCGAAACATGCTGCAAAAg GAGACAACGCTGAAAAAGAAGCTgaggacaaagaagaagaagaagcctgTTAAGGTCAAAGAGGGTGAAACAAATCAGGAGGAAGTAAATGatcaggaagaggaggagggcgACGGAAATGAAGCAGAGCATGAGCCCTCAGGTCACAGAGAGAAAGCCAGCAGTGCCCTGATCCCCCCGAAAAAAGGCAAACTGAAACGCAAAACGAAGGTGAAAGAGGAGACTCTGGATGTACCAGAATCGCTGGACAATGATGACAAGCCACTCAAAG CTAAAGgggacaagaagaaaaagaagaaggtcGTGAAAGTAAAAAGGAAGAACAAGATCAACACAGAGGGGGTGCCTGCAGCGTACTCTCAGCCTGTGGACCTGTCTGCAACCTTTG ATCTTTATCGAAAAGCAATACTGGCTCTGAAGGAACGTCAGGATCAGGGACAGTGA
- the xkrx gene encoding XK-related protein 2, whose protein sequence is MCELAMEEQEQEREISDVDPQDNTSVAGNGVMLVVNHSRVHAPLSVVLATVLYLAEFISAAVLCSRYHKTDDSIWMGCTIAFMLLPAVLIQLALTFIHRDLGRDRPLVLFLHLLLLGPLIRCFEALVVYYRAGKREEPYVTISRKISLKKGQKGPMELEIGQSERTLATHRNAFKRTAVIQAFLGSTPQLTLQLYATIQEKYIFLPTRLTLMIITLISITYGALVCSVLAIQIRYDDYKVQLRPAAYLCMIVWRGLEIATRVTALVLFSTALTYWVILVGMVNLLFFFFLPWAEFWARKGSLTENIEKNFSKLGTIVVLSMFTLLYACINVFCWSAVQLDLSHRELIERKQRWTRLALYYGGRFIENFLLITLWYFFKSDFYEYVCAPLLGVQLLVCYSLAVLFMLLFYQFCHPCRRLFKYNVHDCLRCVCCCKGRRRGRGRRRGELPPSYSTAATMVMVSEEPLELLDPQNSHPPDLNSHPQDRETAIIDDIMEAA, encoded by the exons ATGTGCGAGCTGGCCATGGAGGAACaggagcaggagagggagaTCTCGGACGTGGACCCGCAGGATAACACCAGCGTGGCCGGGAACGGAGTCATGCTGGTGGTCAATCACAGCCGCGTCCACGCGCCCCTCAGCGTCGTACTGGCCACCGTCCTCTACTTGGCGGAGTTTATCTCTGCCGCCGTGCTGTGCAGCAGGTACCACAAGACCGACGATAGCATCTGGATGGGCTGCACCATCGCCTTCATGTTGCTGCCCGCCGTCCTCATCCAGCTGGCCCTCACATTCATCCACAGGGACCTGGGTCGGGACCGGCCTCTGGTGCTCTTCCTGCACCTGCTGCTGCTCGGCCCTCTTATTAG GTGTTTTGAGGCCCTCGTGGTCTACTACAGAGCCGGTAAAAGAGAGGAGCCTTATGTCACCATCTCCAGGAAGATCAGTCTGAAGAAGGGGCAGAAGGGGCCCATGGAGTTGGAAATCGGCCAGTCGGAGCGCACCTTGGCCACTCACAGGAACGCCTTCAAACGCACCGCGGTCATCCAGGCGTTTCTGGGCTCCACCCCTCAGCTGACGCTCCAGCTGTACGCCACCATCCAGGAGAAATACATCTTCCTCCCCACCAGAT TAACTCTGATGATCATCACCCTGATCTCCATCACATATGGGGCGCTCGTGTGCAGCGTTCTGGCCATCCAGATCAGATACGATGACTACAAGGTGCAGTTGCGCCCAGCTGCCTACTTGTGCATGATCGTGTGGAGAGGGTTGGAGATCGCCACCCGGGTCACTGCTCTGGTCCTCTTCAGCACGGCGCTCACCTACTGGGTGATACTCGTCGGCATGGTTAacctgctcttcttcttcttcctcccctGGGCGGAGTTCTGGGCCAGGAAAGGCTCGCTGACTGAGAATATTGAGAAGAACTTCTCTAAGCTGGGCACGATCGTGGTGCTCTCCATGTTCACGTTGCTCTACGCCTGCATCAACGTCTTCTGCTGGTCGGCGGTGCAGCTGGACCTCTCCCACCGAGAGCTCATCGAACGGAAGCAGCGCTGGACCCGCCTGGCTCTCTACTATGGCGGACGCTTCATCGAGAACTTCCTCCTCATCACACTCTGGTACTTCTTCAAGTCGGACTTCTACGAGTACGTGTGCGCCCCGCTGCTGGGCGTGCAGCTGCTGGTCTGCTACAGCCTGGCCGTACTCTTCATGCTGCTCTTCTACCAATTCTGCCACCCCTGCAGGCGCCTTTTCAAGTATAATGTCCACGACTGCCTGCGCTGTGTCTGCTGTTGTAAAGGGAGGCGTAGGGGAAGAGGGAGGAGACGAGGGGAGCTGCCGCCGTCGTACTCCACCGCTGCCACCATGGTGATGGTGTCAGAGGAGCCGCTGGAGCTGCTGGACCCCCAAAACTCACATCCGCCTGACCTCAACAGCCACCCGCAAGATCGGGAGACAGCTATCATCGATGACATTATGGAGGCcgcctga